Proteins from a genomic interval of Lolium perenne isolate Kyuss_39 chromosome 1, Kyuss_2.0, whole genome shotgun sequence:
- the LOC127318332 gene encoding F-box protein At1g30200 has protein sequence MLPKARIHADPALELEADLFDCLPDSLVLHILNKVEDVRSLGRCSAASKRLHGLVPLVHDVRVKIDHVVTVDGNGDAEDALNLLSSPKPRNVLSHLLKLMLSTIAKPFHSMRGSPTGRPLFPHLAQHSPAQVLRSFAYVRNLQIELPSGDVGTEDGVLLKWRAEYGSTLQNCVILGGTRVDRKPVVGAEHEPASEDNGSMPESFYTNGGLKLRVVWTISSLIAASTRHYLLRSIIKDHPTLTSLVLTDADGQGTLSMGAEQLKEFRENQLSTSACSNRTQVPACNMKLKYAPYLELPGGIALQGATLVAIKPSTEGSNGGHMSRKETDAFISGAFDGPLKFAAKALMKRRTYLLEMNGF, from the coding sequence ATGCTTCCCAAGGCCCGAATCCACGCGGACCCGGCGCTCGAGCTCGAGGCCGACCTGTTCGACTGCCTGCCGGACTCGCTGGTCCTGCACATCCTCAACAAGGTGGAGGACGTGCGATCTCTCGGCCGCTGCTCGGCCGCCTCGAAGCGGCTCCACGGGCTCGTCCCGCTCGTCCACGACGTGCGCGTCAAGATCGACCACGTCGTGACGGTCGACGGCAACGGCGACGCCGAGGACGCGCTGAACCTGCTGTCCTCGCCCAAGCCCCGGAACGTGCTCTCGCACCTCCTCAAGCTCATGCTGTCCACGATCGCCAAGCCCTTCCACAGCATGCGCGGCAGCCCAACCGGGCGGCCGCTCTTCCCGCACCTCGCGCAGCACTCGCCGGCGCAGGTGCTCCGGAGCTTCGCCTACGTGCGGAACCTCCAGATCGAGCTCCCTTCGGGGGATGTCGGGACCGAGGACGGAGTGCTCCTGAAATGGCGGGCCGAGTACGGGAGCACGCTTCAGAACTGCGTGATCCTGGGGGGCACCAGGGTCGACCGCAAGCCTGTTGTTGGCGCGGAGCATGAGCCGGCTTCGGAAGACAATGGGAGCATGCCGGAGTCGTTCTACACCAATGGAGGGCTCAAACTCCGCGTCGTGTGGACGATCAGCTCTCTGATCGCCGCGTCGACCAGGCATTATCTTCTCCGGTCGATCATCAAGGACCACCCCACGCTTACAAGCTTGGTGCTCACCGATGCCGATGGCCAGGGCACACTGAGCATGGGAGCAGAGCAACTCAAGGAGTTTAGAGAGAACCAGTTGTCCACCTCGGCATGCTCCAACAGGACCCAGGTCCCAGCCTGCAACATGAAGCTCAAATACGCGCCGTATCTCGAGCTGCCTGGAGGGATTGCATTGCAGGGTGCTACACTGGTTGCTATCAAGCCCTCAACCGAGGGAAGCAATGGCGGCCATATGAGCCGCAAGGAAACGGATGCATTCATCTCTGGGGCATTTGATGGGCCGCTCAAATTTGCTGCAAAGGCGCTGATGAAGAGGCGCACATACCTTCTCGAGATGAATGGCTTCTAG